Proteins from a single region of Pseudomonas quebecensis:
- a CDS encoding alpha/beta hydrolase, with protein MTEPLILEPAKAADACVIWLHGLGADQYDFLPVAELLQKNLTSTRFVLPQAPTRPVTINGGYEMPSWYDIKAMSPARSISLEELESSAKTVMDLIEAQKRTGIDASRIFLAGFSQGGAVVYHTAFLKWQGPLGGVIALSTYAPTFDDALELSASQQRIPTLCLHGQHDNVVQNVMGRTAMEYLKHHGVTVTWREYPMGHEVLPQEISEIGTWLSERLR; from the coding sequence ATGACCGAACCCTTGATTCTTGAGCCCGCCAAGGCAGCTGACGCCTGCGTAATCTGGTTGCATGGCCTGGGGGCCGATCAATATGACTTCTTGCCTGTAGCCGAACTCCTACAGAAAAATCTAACGTCGACCCGTTTCGTTTTACCCCAGGCCCCAACCCGCCCGGTGACGATCAATGGCGGCTATGAGATGCCCAGCTGGTACGACATAAAGGCCATGAGCCCGGCCAGGTCCATCAGCCTGGAAGAGCTGGAAAGCTCGGCAAAAACCGTTATGGATTTGATCGAAGCGCAAAAAAGAACCGGGATAGACGCTTCGCGGATTTTCCTCGCGGGGTTTTCCCAGGGTGGCGCCGTGGTCTACCACACGGCTTTCCTTAAATGGCAGGGGCCCCTGGGTGGCGTGATTGCCCTCTCCACTTACGCGCCGACTTTCGATGACGCACTGGAGCTGTCGGCCAGCCAGCAGCGCATTCCCACCCTGTGCCTGCACGGCCAGCACGACAACGTGGTGCAAAACGTCATGGGCCGCACAGCAATGGAGTACTTGAAGCACCATGGTGTCACCGTGACATGGCGGGAATACCCAATGGGCCACGAAGTGTTACCCCAGGAGATCAGCGAGATTGGCACGTGGCTGAGCGAACGCCTGCGCTGA